The Lutra lutra chromosome 10, mLutLut1.2, whole genome shotgun sequence genome contains a region encoding:
- the LOC125079664 gene encoding olfactory receptor 6M1-like, with protein sequence MALRNQSSLTEFTLVSFPVIQELQILLFVILLLVYMLTITGNIVIISLVWTDNHLQTPMYFFLSNLSFLDILFTTTITPKLLTCLLEEKKTISFAGCITQIYFYFFLGTVEFILLAVMSSDHYVAICNPLRYTIIMNSRVCLLLVLGCWLGAFLSVLCPTIVVSRLPYCTEEIGHFFCDIAPLLQVACIDTHFIEMINFLLSSLVLLTSLVLTIVSYTYIISTILRIPSAQGCQKAFSTCASHITVVSIAYGSNVFMYMRPSQSHSLEFDKVTAVLTTVVTPLLNPFIYSLRNEKVKEVLISSATFQGNMTLTHFRASKLCFLHMASRAV encoded by the coding sequence ATGGCTCTGAGAAACCAGAGTTCCTTGACTGAATTCACATTGGTCTCCTTTCCTGTCATCCAAGAACTTCAAATCTTGCTGTTTGTCATTCTCTTGCTGGTTTATATGCTCACCATAACAGGAAACATTGTCATCATTTCCTTAGTATGGACTGATAATCATCTCCAAACACCAATGTATTTCTTCCTTAGTAATTTGTCATTTTTGGACATTTTGTTCACGACTACTATTACCCCCAAGTTGCTAACTTGTctcttagaagagaaaaaaaccataTCTTTTGCTGGCTGCATCACTCaaatttatttctacttctttctggGGACAGTGGAGTTTATTCTGCTGGCGGTGATGTCCTCTGACcactatgtggccatctgtaacccCCTGCGCTATACCATCATCATGAACAGCAGGGTCTGCCTCCTGCTGGTTCTGGGCTGCTGGTTAGGGGCCTTCCTCTCAGTACTGTGCCCAACTATCGTGGTGTCCAGATTGCCATACTGCACTGAGGAAATTGGTCATTTCTTCTGTGACATTGCCCCTCTGCTACAGGTGGCCTGCATAGACACTCATTTCATTGAGATGATAAACTTTCTCTTATCCTCCCTTGTCCTTCTGACCTCCCTGGTACTCACTATTGTGTCCTACACCTATATCATCTCTACCATCCTGCGCATCCCCTCAGCCCAAGGCTGTCAGAAGGCCTTTTCCACCTGTGCTTCCCACATAACAGTTGTGTCCATTGCCTATGGGAGCAACGTCTTCATGTACATGAGGCCCAGCCAGAGCCACTCGCTGGAGTTTGACAAAGTGACAGCCGTCCTCACCACAGTGGTGACCCCTCTACTGAACCCTTTCATTTACAGTTTGAGGAATGAAAAGGTAAAGGAGGTCTTGATAAGTTCTGCCACATTCCAAGGGAACATGACTCTAACCCATTTCAGGGCATCTAAGCTATGCTTTCTTCATATGGCATCTCGTGCTGTATGA